The Chordicoccus furentiruminis DNA window CGAGGATCGCCTCGCCGATAACTTCTCCGATGATGACCGCGGCCAGACCGATGACGATGGATCCGCGGCCGCTGTTGACATCCGCGAAGCCGGAGTACTGCGCCGCCAGACCGCCGGCCAGCGCCACCAGACCGTTGGAGAGCGCCAGTCCGAGCACCTTCATCCGGTTGATGTTGATGCCCTGCGCGCGGCTCATCTGCGGGTTGCAGCCGGTCGCGCGGAGCGCGGAACCAATCTCGGTTCCGAAGAACCAGTAAAGCACGGCGATCAGCGTGCCCGTGAGCACAAGTCCTGCCGCGATGGCGCCGGGAACGCTGCGTCCGGTGATGACCAGCGCATACTTGTCCGCGCTGATCGCCTTGTTCGCCTGAAAGCCCATGATCATCAGATTGATGGAGTACAGCGCGTACTGCGTCAGGATCCCGGCGAGAATCGCGGGAATCCCCAGCTTCGTGTGCAGGAGTCCGGTCGCCGTACCCGCCAGAAGACCCGCGACGACCGCCATCAGCATCGCCGCCCAGGGATTCCAGCCGCTGATCGTCAGCATGACC harbors:
- a CDS encoding ABC transporter permease, translating into MNGMAAYFASLDPAGLLGRLPAGVAQGLIWGVMALGVYITFRLLDVADLSVDGTFATGGAVTVMLTISGWNPWAAMLMAVVAGLLAGTATGLLHTKLGIPAILAGILTQYALYSINLMIMGFQANKAISADKYALVITGRSVPGAIAAGLVLTGTLIAVLYWFFGTEIGSALRATGCNPQMSRAQGININRMKVLGLALSNGLVALAGGLAAQYSGFADVNSGRGSIVIGLAAVIIGEVIGEAILGRRLNFAGRLIFVVIGGIIYYLVYTLVLWLKLDSNMMKLFTAIIVAVFLAVPYLRGQAKSSFRRAGRRNGKGEN